In the Oncorhynchus keta strain PuntledgeMale-10-30-2019 unplaced genomic scaffold, Oket_V2 Un_scaffold_3531_pilon_pilon, whole genome shotgun sequence genome, GAGCTTCTCTGTCACATCGTACATCAACACCACCTACCCCAGGACCAAGGCCGGCAACGCCTTCGTGGCCTGTGGCGTACTCTACGTCACCGACACCAAGGACACCCGTGTGACCTTCGCCTTCGACCTCCTGAAGGGGAAACCGGTCAACGTGACCTTTGAACTGAGGTCCCCTGGCGGGGTGCTTGCCATGCTGTCCTATAGCCCCAATAACAGACACCTGTATGTGTGGGATCAGAGCTACGTGAAGCTGTATGTGGTGCACTTCATCTCTGATGACTGAGACAGTGTTTTGACGGTATTCTGAGGGTGTTTTGATGTTATTTTTTTACAGTATTCTGACAGTATTCAGATGGTATTTTAATGGTATTCTGATTAAAGATGGCCAGCTTTTAAAGTGCTTAATTAAAGATGAACAGCAATCGTGAATATTATGGCTGTTTTTTATTTATATGTACGTGTTGTCTTTAGTTTTATGCCATCTCAACAAGGACTATTTTCTAATGACCTTCTGGGACTGCTGGCTGGGATAAAGAACCTTTATGTGAGCGCTGTTCAAATATTTGTTTCAATTGGATTACAGCTTCCAAAGATGCACATACTGTACCTTTTCCAATGTAGAGTTGAACTGAATAAGGGCTTATCAGAGTAGGAAGTAGATCATTATAATATAATTGTTATAGTCTATAGTATTGTGGCGATGGTTTAAACAGTAAAATAATTGCTGTACTGTTTTTCTATTTGAGATCGTGGAATTCTCTTTTTGTAAGGATACTTATTAACCATTTGACTTGTTATATTGTTTTTATGTCTTTCACTTGTATATTATATTTATTTGGTAAATGTAACTATTTTTTAAGGTCTATCCTGGAAACATGGCTTTTTGTGGAGTTAATACTATTTATAGCTGTAAAGTCCTTACTAGACTTTCCCTGTGACTGCATGACAAAATATGTATCAGAAATGTGTTTCCATATTTACTTGGATCCTACCATGACCAGCATCCCTTTGagagcaaaatgttttaaaaataccTATATTGGAAATCTGTACATATGTTTATTCCCGACAATGATATTTGCTGCTGCATGGTCTCTACTGATTATCATGTCTAGAGAGAGAAAATACAGAAACAAACATAAAATCAACCTGATGAAATAAAAATCATTTATTCAACACGGTAGGACAGCCTGCTCTatattcctgtctctctctggactctctctAGTTATCTAGTCATAGCCTCCCCATACTGAGCTTTAGAtagatatatactgtagatacctGAACAACACTTTACTTAAAGCACCTTTTTATGAAGTGTTAATATCTTATATACATGAATATCCCCTTATAGATGTTATAGAGCATTATGAAGTGTTAATATCTTATATACATGAATATCCCCTTATAGATGTTATAGAGCATTATGAAGTGTTAATATCTTATATACATGAATATCCCCTTATAGATGTTATAGAGCATTATGAAGTGTTAATATCTTATATACATGAATATCCCCTTATAGATGTTATAGAGCATTATGAAGTGTTAATATCTTATAGACATGAATATCCCCTTATAGATGTTATAGAGCATTATGAAGTGTTAATATCTTATATACATGAATATCCCCTTATAGATGTTATAGAGCATTATGAAGTGTTAATATCTTATATAGACATGAATATCCACTTATAGATGTTATAGAGCATTATGAAGTGTTAATATCCCCTTATAGATGTTATAGAGCATTATGAAGTGTTAATATCCCCTTATAGATGTTATAGAGCATTATGAAGTGTTAATATCCCCTTATAGATGTTATAGAGCATTATGAAGTGTTAATATCCCCTTATAGATGTTATAGAGCATTATGAAGTGTTAATATCACCTTATAGATGTTATAGAGCATTATGAAGTGTTAATATCCCCTTATAGATGTTATAGAGCATTATGAAGTGTTAATATCCCCTTATAGATGTTATAGAGCATTATGAAGTGTTAATATCCCCTTATAGATGTTATAGAGCATTATGAAGCATGTACCATAAAGCAAAACAAGGCTCGGTAGCTTTTTGTAAGGTGCCTAGCGTGTTATTGCTTCACTGTGATGTTTTTAATGATCCTCTATGACTGCATCTATAAGGTGACCTATGAATGTTTCGAAGGCATTATAAGGCTTCATAAGTGCAAACATTACAGACGACAGAAGGTAGAATATGTAAACAGATGTCAGAGATCAGACGTGGTACccagatggagggaaggaaacacAAAtctgtttaataataataatacgtaTAGTaataaaaacaatacaaacatTTAACAAAAGATACAACTAATCCAGCCGGTATGATACAAAACTAAAAATTAACTAAAACGCTTTCATGTTTGTACAAGCTGCTGTGGTAtttcatatatttatatattaaaaCTATTTCACTTTTTACTACTAGGCCAAATACAGCCAGACATTCATTTGTATATAACAGTAGTTTATTTGTTCTTCCCATAGCCTATTCGTTTTGAAATAAACTCTTAGTGTCCCCAGATTTGAGTGCAAATATCTATTCAATAAGGTTTGTAaaaacaatacagtacagtagtatcacCAAACACAAACCTATGCCATGTTGCACTATGTCCCAGTAAAATACAGTATTAACCCCTTACATTCCTAACGTAAAAGGCAAAAAGACCAACACAAATAACAACAGCCTGCAAAgaaacaaccaaccaacccaccaaccaaaAACAAATAGGTAAATagttcaacaacaacaaataaaatgTTTGTGCAAAAACAGACCCAtacagaacataacagacccatacagaacataacagacccatacagaacataacagacccatacagaacataacagacccatacagaacataacagacccatacagaacataacagacccatacagaacataacagacccatacagaacataacagacccatacagaacataacagaacataacagacccattcagaatataacagaacataacagacccaaacagaacataacagacccatacagaacataacagacccatacagaacataacagacccatacagaacataacagacccatacagaacataacagacccatacagaacataacagacccatacagaacataacagacccatacagaacataacagacccatacagaacataacagacccatacagaacataacagacccatacagaacataacagacccatacagaacataacagacccatacagaacataacagacccatacagaacataacagacccatacagaacataacagacccatacagaacataacagacccatacagaacataacagacccatacagaacataacagaacataacagacccatacagaacataacagaacataacagacccatacagaacataacagacccatacagaacataacagacccacagaacataacagacccatacagaacataacagacccatacagaatataacagaacataacagacccatacagaacataacagacccatacagaacataacagacccatacagaacataacagacccatacagaacataacagacccatacagaacataacagacccatccagaacataacagacccatccagaatataacagaacataacagacccatccagaacataacagacccatacagaatataacagaacataacagacccatacagaacataacagacccatccagaatataacagaacataacagacccatacagaatataacagaacataacagacccatacagaacataacagacccatacagaatataacagaacataacagacccatacagaatataacagaacataacagacccatacagaacataacagacccatacagaacataacagacccatccagaacataacagacccatccagaatataacagaacataacagacccatccagaacataacagacccatacagaatataacagaacataacagacccatccagaacataacagacccatccagaatataacagaacataacagacccatacagaatataacagaacataacagacccatacagaacataacagacccatccagaatataacagaacataacagacccatacagaatataacagaacataacagacccatacagaacataacagacccatccagaacataacagacccatccagaatataacagaacataacagacccatccagaacataacagacccatacagaatataacagaacataacagacccatccagaacataacagacccatccagaatataacagaacataacagacccatacagaatataacagaacataacagacccatacagaacataacagacccatccagaatataacagaacataacagacccatacagaatataacagaacataacagacccatacagaacataacagacccCATGTGTTTCTTTCTTCTCGTGGGGGGTATTCAGTGGAACAGACAGATGAGACATATAGACTACACACAGTCACAGGATCAAAACACACCATCTTCCAAACACAAGGTTGTAGCAGTGAGGCCGCTGCTGTCGCACAAACAGGCTTttgacggcaggcaggcaggcagcagataCAGAGAGGTGTGATCACATAGCTGCTAGGCTCAATCAATCCATAGATCAATCGATCAATCGATGTAGGCTAGCGAGTCACTGGGCAGCCAGTGTTATGGGATGGGGTCACTATGGGGATAGTGTGCCATTAAACGTGTGCCATTAAACGAGTCACACCagaccactgactgactgactaaagGAACCACAGTGCTGGTTAATGTAGATGCTAAGAGAGTTTTTCAGCTTATGGGCACAAAATGACAACAGATACACACTTTAGAAGAGTTTGAGCACTTGTACAGAGCACTATCATATCAATAAACCATGTGATTGCACCGCTTAAAACGAGAACAGGAAGTCATGCATAGCTTTCATTTGGACTGACACACTCGTAAACATCCAGCAGACGCTTTTAAAATGACAGGAAATCTAACTGTTAAAATCAAGTATGGAGCCTGTTGCTTTACGTTTTAATACACGCTTTTAGGCTTTGGGAAAGGAAAACATATTCACAGCTCAATTTAACTTTTCTGATACGATTTCCTCTAGGTAAAGTCATACCGTACCGTAcactctctgttgctctctcaaAGCTGCTGAAACCTTGGTCATCTCTCAACCTTTCACCTCTACGTCACACATATCATTAGAGccctctcaactagcctatccaGCAGTGTAATATACTTAGTGATCTATCTGTAAACCTTTACCCCAatctctcttagtctctctcaCACAAGTCTAGGCTCTCTACACAATGTTATACTAGTGAAAGAAAGTTTGGTTAATCTTTCAACCTTACTCCTTCCTATCCACTGCCATTTAGACATACCACTTCCAGGTATTTACGTTTCTACAAGATGTTGAATATTCATTTGAATATTCCAGTGAAAGTTTGGTTATAGTTTCAACGTTCAACCACTAACCAATCAGATGACCTCTCTACAAACAGTACAGGAAGTGGTTTGGGGTCTACAGAATGTCGAAGATGCTAGAGGGGATGTTGTAGCGGTCGGGTAGAACCCTCATCTTGAGGGTTCCGTCAGCGCCGCAGGTGAATATGCGGTTGCCGGGGCGGGTCTCCACCTGCATGACGCCTGCTCCGATGTTCCGGAAGATGGACTGCTTGGCATGCTCTGTGCTAAACGAGTGCATGAGGCCATGGCCTGCCAGCTTCCAcacctggaggagaaggagagggggagtgaaagagagaggtaagagaaagGCAATGACCAATACATTCATGGAATTACATGATGTCTTTCACAGATCAATCCTGTGACTTACATACATTTTTACACACATTTGGTCATTGAAATACAGCTGGAGAGCTTATCCCATTTTCCTCATTACAAAGTAATACGGAAAATCACCTTCATGTTCCCCTCAGCCGAGCCGGTTACGAAGAAGTCTTCGGAGGTGTCGAGCGCCAGGGCTTTGACGGCTGAGTCGTGGGCCTGGAAGGTATGTAGCAGCTGTCTCTGTCGgatgtcaaacacacacacaaagcccttCCTGCCTCCCGAGATCAGCAGCTGCTGCTTGGGAGCGTACTGTAACACCGTAGCACCGTTCTCATGGCACGGGAAGGCTGGAGAGACAGATCACAACTATGAGTTATGAGTGACAACACTAATACAGGGGACAGTGGGGTAAGTTGAACCAAACGGTAAGTTGAGCCAGCCCTTGTTTCTAGAAAACCATAAACAAAATGTATAATTTGACCAAACATTTAGGAAGAGGacatcatttcatggagtctgtgaaaaagtggtaagcaaggTTTAAAAAAGCGGATTTTCACTAAGTCAAATGAATGAattgtgttagaggtttcatgCTTGTATCTAAACTAAAGTAGATCATTTAAAGATTGTTCTATGCATCAGTTGGGCTCTGTATGAGCTTCAATATGAGGACCTAAACCTAGcttgaaagtgcatccttgtatctgtgtgggctaatatagtcaaatGTTTTCCTTGGGGTAAGATGAGCGAATGGGATAAGTTGAGCCACCggttgagccaatggcaagttgagcaaCATGAAGTGGTTTATTTCCAGCTGTAGCGCGAGGTAGAGTATCGCTGGGATATTACAAAACACCAGGGCTGATGTTAAATGTGTTCAAACCAGTACAATGTTGGAGGTGTTAATCCGTGTTTACAGATGCTTAAAATGATTCAAAGACAAACAAGCCATTGTGATGAATTGTGATCGGGAAATAAAGACAGACATCATTTAAATAGGTACAGAAATGTGTTGgcagctcaacttaccctgttcctatgctcaacttaccctgttcctatgctcaacttaccctgttcctatgctcaacttaccctgttccTATGCTCAATTTACCCTGttcctatgctcaacttaccctgttcctatgctcaacttaccctgttcctatgctcaacttaccctgttccTATGCTCAATTTACCCTGttcctatgctcaacttaccctgttcctatgctcaacttaccctgttcctatgctcaacttaccctgttcctatgctcaacttaccctgttcctatgctcaacttaccctgttcctatgctcaacttaccctgttcctatgctcaacttaccctgttcctatgctcaacttaccctgttcctatgctcaacttaccctgttcctatgctcaacttaccctgttcctatgctcaacttaccctgttcctatgctcaacttaccctgttcctatgctcaacttaccctgttcctatgctcaacttaccctgttcctatgctcaacttaccctgttcctatgctcaacttaccctgttccTATGCTCAACTGTTCCTACTCCTGTTCCTATGCTCAATTTACCCTGttcctatgctcaacttaccctgttccTATGCTCAATTTACCCTGttcctatgctcaacttaccctgttcctatgctcaacttaccctgttcctatgctcaacttaccctgttcctatgctcaacttaccctgttcctatgctcaacttaccctgttccTATGCCCAATTTACATAAATTCGGATTATTCCCAGGGATACACAACAACAACTGCCTTAATGTTagtggaccacaggaagagtagctgctgccttggcaggaactaatggaccacaggaagaatagctgctgccttggcaggaactaatggactccaggaagagtagctgctgccttggcaggaactaatggaccacaggaagagtagctgctgccttggcaggaactaatggactccaggaagagtagctgctgccttggcaggaactaatggaccacaggaagagtagctgctgccttggcaggaactaatggactccaggaagagtagctgctgccttggcaggaactaatggaccacaggaagaatagctgctgccttggcaggaactaatggaccccaggaagagtagctgctgccttggcaggaactaatggaccacaggaagaatagctgctgccttggcaggaactaatggaccacaggaagagtagctgctgccttggcaggaactaatggaccacaggaagagtagctgctgccttggcaggaactaatggaccacaggaagagtagctgctgccttggcaggaactaatggaccacaggaagaatagctgctgccttggcaggaactaatggactccaggaagagtagctgctgccttggcaggaactaatggaccccaggaagagtagctgctgctttggcaggaactaatagaccccaggaagaatagctgctgccttggcaggaactaatggactccaggaagaatagctgctgccttggcaggaactaatggactccaggatgagtagctgctgccttggcaggaactaatggaccacaggaagagtagctgctgccttggcaggaactaatggggatccttaataaatacaattaCAAACATCCAGTTCTGGTTGCCTATTTATAAATTATTTATTAAATCATTATTTATTGAAGTTCTTGTCTCTCGTTATCATTGAACCTCTGCTAGCTACATTCTTCACCTctggcctaagaacagcccttagtctgGAGTTATCATTGAACCTCTGCTAACTACATTTTCACCTctggcctaagaacagcccttagtctgGAGTTATCATTGGACCTCTGCTAGCTACAGTCCTCACCTctggcctaagaacagcccttagtctgGAGTTATCATTGGACCTCTGCTAGCTACATTCTTCACCTctggcctaagaacagcccttagtctCTGAGTTATCATTGGACCTTAGTCTGCTAGCTAACTACATTCTTCACCTctggcctaagaacagcccttagtctgGAGTTATCATTGGACCTCTGCTAGCTACATTCTTCACCTctggcctaagaacagcccttagtctgGAGTTATCATTGAACCTCTGCTAGCTACATTCTTCACCTctggcctaagaacagcccttagtctgGAGTTATCATTGGACCTCTGCTAGCTACATTCTTCACCTctggcctaagaacagcccttagtctgGAGTTATCATTGGACCTCTGCTAACTACATTCTTCACCTctggcctaagaacagcccttagtctgGAGTTATCATTGGACCTCTGCTAACTACATTCTTCACCTctggcctaagaacagcccttagtctgGAGTTATCATTGGACCTCTGCTAACTACATTCTTCACCTctggcctaagaacagcccttagtctgGAGTTATCATTGGACCTCTGCTAACTACATTCTTCACCTctggcctaagaacagcccttagtctgGAGTTATCATTGGACCTCTGCTAACTACATTCTTCACCTctggcctaagaacagcccttagtctgGAGTTATCATTGGACCTCTGCTAACTACATTCTTCACCTctggcctaagaacagcccttagtctgGAGTTATCATTGAACCTCTGCTAGCTACATTCTTCACCTctggcctaagaacagcccttagtctgGAGTTATCATTGGACCTCTGCTAGCTACATTCTTCACCTctggcctaagaacagcccttagtctgGAGTTATCATTGAACCTCTGCTAGCTACATTCTTCACCTctggcctaagaacagcccttagtctgGAGTTATCATTGAACCTCTGCTAGCTACATTCTTCACCTctggcctaagaacagcccttagtctgGAGTTATCATTGGACCTCTGCTAACTACATTCTTCACCTctggcctaagaacagcccttagtctgGAGTTATCATTGGACCTCTGCTAACTACATTCTTCACCTctggcctaagaacagcccttagtctgGAGTTATCATTGGACCTCTGCTAGCTACATTCTTCACCTctggcctaagaacagcccttagtctgGAGTTATCATTGACCTCTGCTAGCTACATTCTTCACCTctggcctaagaacagcccttagtctgGAGTTATCATTGAACCTCTGCTAGCTACATTCTTCACCTctggcctaagaacagcccttagtctgGAGTTATCATTGGACCTCTGCTAGCTACATTCTTCACCTctggcctaagaacagcccttagtctgGAGTTATCATTGGACCTCTGCTAACTACATTCTTCACCTctggcctaagaacagcccttagtctgGAGTTATCATTGGACCTCTGCTAACTACATTCTTCACCTctggcctaagaacagcccttagtctgGAGTTATCACACAATATTCCCAGAGttctcatgccttattgcttaaatatctTTGTTAAAAAGAAGTCTATATATCCCTTGAtagagtgatgctgaatgtagaAAATGTCctaacttaccccactctcctctactTTGCTTGATCAAGTCAAAATTTGATCTGTCACCTAATCTTTCATGTAATGGAGACACAATTGTGGCATCTAACTAGTTCATTTGACTGGTTTTATCTGCTGTGGTAACTTTGCATGTTCATTTCTGGTGGACTGAAATGACAACTAAATCTTACCATGTACCATGGCGTTACTAGGTGAAATAAGAGTGTCCCACAGGCAGACATTTctggaggagaaaaggagaaaagAGTTTCAGTCATTGGAGTTACTGTTATGACAGTATTGAGACTGGTGTAGTTTTGATATGTAATGTTGATACTGACCTGCTGTCGTTGGACTGTCCTGCCGTTGCGATGAGACTGGAGGAAGTGATGAAGGCAAAATCACCACAGGTCTTAGAGTGGCACTGCCaactctacagagagacagagagagagtgagtcagagagagagagggaaagagacagagaccgagagagagagagggaacgagacagagacagagagtgagtcagagagagagagggaaagagagagggaacgagagagagagagggaaagagacagagaccgaaagagagagggaacgagacagagagtgagtcagagagagagggggaaagagacagaaaccgagagtgagagagagagaggcaaagagacagagaccgagacagagagagagggaaagagacagagaccgagagagagagggaaagagagggggaaaacgatagagacagagagagagagggaaagagacagagagagagagagggaaagcgatagagaccgagagagagagggaaagagacagaccgagagagagacagagagagagggaaagagacagagaccgagacagagagagagagacagagagaggggggagagaaagaacagagagggcgagagaaagaaaagagggggAGTCAGACCgagcgagagaggaagggagatagaAGGCTGTGTTAGCCTTAGCCAAGCAGACAGAGGAAATCAATCACTCCCAATCGCTCTATCACTCACACACgcccactctctcactctcccacccTCTGTAAAACCCCCATCCCTAATCCTTCAagcactagtgtgtgtgtgtgtgtgtgtgtgtgttgtgtgtgtgtgtgtgtgtgtgcatacgtgtgttACGTACCACGTAGGGCTTGGGGTTGGAGGAGGTCTGGTTGACCTGCCACAGACTGAGGAAGCCTTCTCCATCTGATACaccacactggagagacagacagagacagaaagggagagagacagagagatggcgagagacagagagagacagagagatagcgagagacagagacagagagagacagagacagagagaaagatagacagagggagagagacgtggagagacagagagatagcgagagacagagagatagacagagaaagacagagcgagatagacagagagagagaggcaggaagagagagacagacagacacagagacacagagagacagcgacacagatagagacagacagatagaaacagacagaccaacacag is a window encoding:
- the LOC127928687 gene encoding uncharacterized protein LOC127928687 isoform X7, which encodes MVCFDPVTVCSLYVSSVCSTEYPPREERNTWGLLCSVWVCYVLLYSVWVCYVLDGSVMFWMGLLYSGWVCYVLDGSVMGLLCSVWVCYVLLYSVWVCYVLDGSVMFCYILDGSVMFWMGLLCSVWVCYVLYGSVMFCMGLLCSVWVCYVLYGSVMFCYILYGSVMFCMGLLCSVGLLCSVWVCYVLYGSVMFCYVLYGSVMFCYVLYGSVMFCMGLLCSVWVCYVLYGSVMFCMGLLCSVWVCYVLYGSVMFCMGLLCSVWVCYVLYGSVMFCMGLLCSVWVCYVLYGSVMFCMGLLCSVWVCYVLYGSVMFCMGLLCSVWVCYVLLYSEWVCYVLLCSVWVCYVLYGSVMFCMGLLCSVWVCYVLYGSVMFCMGLLCSVWVCYVLYGSVMFCMGLFLHKHFICCC
- the LOC127928687 gene encoding uncharacterized protein LOC127928687 isoform X2 — encoded protein: MVCFDPVTVCSLYVSSVCSTEYPPREERNTWGLLCSVWVCYVLLYSVWVCYVLLYSGWVCYVLYGSVMFCYILYGSVMFCYILDGSVMFWMGLLCSVIFCMGLLCSGWVCYVLLYSGWVCYVLDGSVMFCMGLLCSVIFCMGLLCSVIFWMGLLCSVWVCYVLLYSVWVCYVLLYSGWVCYVLDGSVMFCYILYGSVMFWMGLLCSVIFWMGLLCSGWVCYGSVMFCMGLLCSVIFCMGLLCSGWVCYVLLYSGWVCYVLDGSVMFCMGLLCSVWVCYVLYGSVMFCMGLLCSVWVCYVLLYSVWVCYVLYGSVMFCGSVMFCMGLLCSVWVCYVLLCSVWVCYVLLCSVWVCYVLYGSVMFCMGLLCSVWVCYVLYGSVMFCMGLLCSVWVCYVLYGSVMFCMGLLCSVWVCYVLYGSVMFCMGLLCSVWVCYVLYGSVMFCMGLLCSVWVCYVLYGSVMFCLGLLCSVIF
- the LOC127928687 gene encoding uncharacterized protein LOC127928687 isoform X1, with product MFCMGLLCSVIFCMGLLCSVIFWMGLLCSVWVCYVLLYSVWVCYVLDGSVMFCYILDGSVMFWMGLLCSVWVCYVLYGSVMFCMGLLCSVWVCYVLYGSVMFCYILYGSVMFCMGLLCSVGLLCSVWVCYVLYGSVMFCYVLYGSVMFCYVLYGSVMFCMGLLCSVWVCYVLYGSVMFCMGLLCSVWVCYVLYGSVMFCMGLLCSVWVCYVLYGSVMFCMGLLCSVWVCYVLYGSVMFCMGLLCSVWVCYVLYGSVMFCMGLLCSVWVCYVLLYSEWVCYVLLCSVWVCYVLYGSVMFCMGLLCSVWVCYVLYGSVMFCMGLLCSVWVCYVLYGSVMFCMGLFLHKHFICCC
- the LOC127928687 gene encoding uncharacterized protein LOC127928687 isoform X11 yields the protein MSHLSVPLNTPHEKKETHGVCYVLYGSVMFCYILYGSVMFCYILDGSVMFCMGLLCSVIFCMGLLCSGWVCYVLDGSVIFWMGLLCSGWVCYGSVMFCMGLLCSVIFCMGLLCSGWVCYVLLYSGWVCYVLDGSVMFCMGLLCSVWVCYVLYGSVMFCMGLLCSVWVCYVLLYSVWVCYVLYGSVMFCGSVMFCMGLLCSVWVCYVLLCSVWVCYVLLCSVWVCYVLYGSVMFCMGLLCSVWVCYVLYGSVMFCMGLLCSVWVCYVLYGSVMFCMGLLCSVWVCYVLYGSVMFCMGLLCSVWVCYVLYGSVMFCMGLLCSVWVCYVLYGSVMFCLGLLCSVIF
- the LOC127928687 gene encoding uncharacterized protein LOC127928687 isoform X6, which translates into the protein MGSVMFCMGLLCSVIFCMGLLCSVIFWMGLLCSVWVCYVLLYSVWVCYVLLYSGWVCYVLDGSVMFCYILYGSVMFWMGLLCSVIFWMGLLCSGWVCYVLYGSVMFCYILYGSVMFCYILDGSVMFCMGLLCSVIFCMGLLCSVIFWMGLLCSGWVCYGSVMFCMGLLCSVIFCMGLLCSGWVCYVLLYSGWVCYVLDGSVMFCMGLLCSVWVCYVLYGSVMFCMGLLCSVWVCYVLLYSVWVCYVLYGSVMFCGSVMFCMGLLCSVWVCYVLLCSVWVCYVLLCSVWVCYVLYGSVMFCMGLLCSVWVCYVLYGSVMFCMGLLCSVWVCYVLYGSVMFCMGLLCSVWVCYVLYGSVMFCMGLLCSVWVCYVLYGSVMFCMGLLCSVWVCYVLYGSVMFCLGLLCSVIF
- the LOC127928687 gene encoding uncharacterized protein LOC127928687 isoform X12, which encodes MGSVMFCMGLLCSVIFCMGLLCSVIFWMGLLCSVWVCYVLLYSVWVCYVLLYSGWVCYVLDGSVIFWMGLLCSGWVCYGSVMFCMGLLCSVIFCMGLLCSGWVCYVLLYSGWVCYVLDGSVMFCMGLLCSVWVCYVLYGSVMFCMGLLCSVWVCYVLLYSVWVCYVLYGSVMFCGSVMFCMGLLCSVWVCYVLLCSVWVCYVLLCSVWVCYVLYGSVMFCMGLLCSVWVCYVLYGSVMFCMGLLCSVWVCYVLYGSVMFCMGLLCSVWVCYVLYGSVMFCMGLLCSVWVCYVLYGSVMFCMGLLCSVWVCYVLYGSVMFCLGLLCSVIF
- the LOC127928687 gene encoding uncharacterized protein LOC127928687 isoform X5, which translates into the protein MVCFDPVTVCSLYVSSVCSTEYPPREERNTWGLLCSVWVCYVLLYSVWVCYVLLYSGWVCYVLYGSVMFCYILYGSVMFCYILDGSVMFWMGLLCSVIFCMGLLCSGWVCYVLLYSGWVCYVLDGSVMFCMGLLCSVIFCMGLLCSGWVCYVLDGSVIFWMGLLCSGWVCYGSVMFCMGLLCSVIFCMGLLCSGWVCYVLLYSGWVCYVLDGSVMFCMGLLCSVWVCYVLYGSVMFCMGLLCSVWVCYVLLYSVWVCYVLYGSVMFCGSVMFCMGLLCSVWVCYVLLCSVWVCYVLLCSVWVCYVLYGSVMFCMGLLCSVWVCYVLYGSVMFCMGLLCSVWVCYVLYGSVMFCMGLLCSVWVCYVLYGSVMFCMGLLCSVWVCYVLYGSVMFCMGLLCSVWVCYVLYGSVMFCLGLLCSVIF
- the LOC127928687 gene encoding uncharacterized protein LOC127928687 isoform X3, which codes for MVCFDPVTVCSLYVSSVCSTEYPPREERNTWGLLCSVWVCYVLLYSVWVCYVLLYSGWVCYVLYGSVMFCYILYGSVMFCYILDGSVMFWMGLLCSVIFCMGLLCSGWVCYVLLYSGWVCYVLDGSVMFCMGLLCSVIFCMGLLCSVIFWMGLLCSVWVCYVLLYSVWVCYVLLYSGWVCYVLDGSVIFWMGLLCSGWVCYGSVMFCMGLLCSVIFCMGLLCSGWVCYVLLYSGWVCYVLDGSVMFCMGLLCSVWVCYVLYGSVMFCMGLLCSVWVCYVLLYSVWVCYVLYGSVMFCGSVMFCMGLLCSVWVCYVLLCSVWVCYVLLCSVWVCYVLYGSVMFCMGLLCSVWVCYVLYGSVMFCMGLLCSVWVCYVLYGSVMFCMGLLCSVWVCYVLYGSVMFCMGLLCSVWVCYVLYGSVMFCMGLLCSVWVCYVLYGSVMFCLGLLCSVIF